A section of the Ciona intestinalis chromosome 4, KH, whole genome shotgun sequence genome encodes:
- the LOC100187459 gene encoding uncharacterized protein LOC100187459: protein MFKEQIAMLIVMLSMRYTVGQTSIWRFNNNNNNDYNVTRLNLWQRFIPEQLAVPLNRIRCRSPFFRHLRTCSMLNNPLQARSLSRITKPYLCQTRDRWTTNNIPAHSIGKRSINLCTGGVSKRVITLAQEAARPSVTRELIHDPTEHLYQTMLVEHCEPNFGPVSGLYCRMHKIAFKAAVWSEDPNSDAIEVLDVTTNAYCALA from the exons atgtttaaagaacAAATTGCTATGTTAATTGTGATGCTAAGTATGAGATATACTGTGGGGCAAACCAGTATTTGGagattcaacaacaacaacaacaacgactATAACGTAACACGTTTAAATTTGTGGCAACGTTTTATACCAGAACAACtg GCAGTGCCACTGAACAGAATCCGATGTCGTTCACCATTTTTCCGACATTTACGCACGTGTAGTATGCTAAACAACCCACTACAAGCTAGAAGCCTTTCAAGAATCACAAAACCTTATTTATGTCAAACGCGAGACAGGTGGACAACCAACAACATCCCAGCTCACTCGATAGGAAAGAGATCAATCAACCTTTGTACTGGTGGTGTAAGCAAGAGAGTGATCACACTTGCACAAGAAGCAGCAAGACCTTCAGTGACAAGAGAACTAATACATGATCCCA ccGAACACCTTTATCAAACAATGCTTGTTGAACATTGTGAACCAAATTTTGGACCTGTCAGCGGGCTTTACTGTAGGATGCATAAAATCGCATTCAAGGCAGCAGTGTGGTCAGAAGACCCAAATTCTGACGCAATAGAAGTTCTAGATGTCACAACAAATGCATACTGCGCGCTTGCGTGA
- the LOC100177223 gene encoding endoplasmic reticulum-Golgi intermediate compartment protein 2 (The sequence of the model RefSeq protein was modified relative to this genomic sequence to represent the inferred CDS: added 50 bases not found in genome assembly) encodes MLRYRGPSVKSLSSVKSLDAFPKVPELCIETSTRGGTITLITTAVITFLVLSEIIYYFNVTFRYDYQVDVDFDSKVWLNFDITVATPCTLIGADVLDVTGQATVFENEVYEELTFFRQSNTAAAQRKALLRMKEELLTPENGKKMSEITLQSNFNPNLMFKNRKLDNVGIKMDACRFYGNLPLNKVAGNFHIVAGKPIQMFGGHAHLSMMFSPIPYNFSHRIDHFSFGNMKTGFINALDGDERVTSSESYIFQYYLDVVSTKINSRRITTDTFQFSVSEQSRALDHASGSHGQPGVFFKYNFSPLSVMITEQKMPFYRLLVRLCSIVGGIFATSHVLNALLGCLPGFTKQSESSKLITNPPAAEKPMPTVSLKEIPEPESPFQTVSLDNNT; translated from the exons CTTGGACGCGTTTCCAAAAGTACCTGAACTTTGCATTGAGACGAGCACAAGAGGCGGTACAATTACGTTGATTACAACAGCAGTAATTACTTTTCTTGTGCTTTCTGAAATCATATATTACTTTAACGTCAC GTTTCGTTACGATTACCAAGTTGATGTTGATTTTGATTCAAAAGTTTGGCTTAATTTTGACATCACAGTTGCTACACCTTGTACTTTGATTGGAGCAGATGTTTTAGATGTTACTGGGCAAGCTACTGTGtttgaaaat GAGGTGTATGAGGAGCTTACATTTTTCCGGCAATCAAACACTGCAGCTGCTCAAAGGAAAGCTCTGCTTAGAATGAAAGAAGAACTACTTACACCTGAGAATGGAAAGAAAATGAGTGAAATAACTTTACAGTCAAACTTTAACCCAAACTtgatgtttaaaaacagaaagtTGGATAATGTAGGGATAAAAATGGATGCTTGTAG gttttatgGGAATCTTCCGTTAAATAAAGTTGCAGGCAACTTCCATATAGTAGCTGGTAAGCCAATCCAGATGTTTGGTGGTCACGCCCATCTTTCCATGATGTTTTCACCCATCCCATATAATTTCTCGCATAGAATTGACCATTTTTCATTTGGAAACATGAAGACTGGTTTCATCAATGCTTTGGATGGAGATGAAAGAGTTACATCATCTGAAA gttatatttttcaatattactTGGATGTCGTCTCCACGAAGATAAATTCTCGTCGAATAACGACCGATACTTTTCAGTTCTCAGTGTCTGAACAATCTCGTGCATTGGACCATGCCAGTGGTAGCCATGGACAACCTGGTGTATTTTTCAAATACAATTTCTCACCACTTTCTGTTATGATAACTGAACAGAAAATGCCGTTTTATCGCCTGCTTGTAAGACTATGTTCTATAGTTGGAGGAATTTTCGCTACTTCTCATGTATTGAATGCCCTGCTAGGCTGCCTGCCTGGATTTACTAAGCAGAGTGAATCAAGTAAATTAATTACTAATCCACCTGCTGCAGAAAAACCAATGCCTACTGTTAGCTTAAAAGAAATACCTGAGCCAGAGTCCCCATTTCAAACTGTAAGCCTTGATAATAATACGTGA
- the LOC113474217 gene encoding uncharacterized protein LOC113474217 isoform X2: MQENMKVFIMTITLCICMEYTTGTIISQMTTADYNYRLQYKLNRIKPGYLNLTSCGSMLNLRSCQLALYDQEKVRDLAANYITRTQFSAVQRKRRAMRETRKRVKREIPGNPCRSGVGVEQTVIYATDFETGNIVELLHDPVNHVYQTFYIYDCQIFNWLSFLCQLQDIEFKATVFTGVNFEVEVRKVKFPTTCALRVEW; this comes from the exons ATGCAAGAAAACATGAAG GTTTTTATAATGACCATCACACTATGCATATGTATGGAGTATACAACTGGAACAATCATCTCTCAAATGACAACTGCAGATTACAACTATAGACTGCAATACAAACTCAATCGaattaaa CCTGGCTACCTGAACCTCACCAGCTGTGGTTCAATGCTAAATCTCAGGTCATGCCAGCTTGCACTATACGATCAAGAAAAAGTCCGAGACTTGGCAGCGAACTACATCACAAGAACACAATTTTCTGCAGTCCAGAGGAAAAGAAGAGCAATGCGAGAGACAAGAAAGAGAGTTAAAAGAGAAATTCCAGGAAATCCATGCAGATCTGGTGTAGGAGTCGAACAGACAGTTATTTATGCCACAGATTTTGAAACAGGAAACATAGTTGAACTACTACATGATCCAG TGAACCACGTGTATCAAACATTCTACATCTATGATTGTCAAATTTTCAACTGGTTATCTTTCCTCTGCCAACTACAAGATATTGAGTTCAAAGCAACCGTGTTTACCGGGGTAAACTTCGAAGTAGAAGTAAGGAAAGTAAAGTTTCCAACAACTTGTGCTTTGAGGGTGGAAtggtaa
- the LOC113474217 gene encoding uncharacterized protein LOC113474217 isoform X1, producing MLLMQSSMSILGHGTGRGIIKIWFIASILSMWQPAHCVVHSALSLNAYASKIFSRTDRYQNTTAGLSTQACRDGYMSLRSCYLANQDTATLNSLSSQYLTQAYHGYRPQVQEREVPLVLSPFFPSLYSASSKRRRRRYLNENLHERRERSITSVSSGNPCVNKVSKKITIFYGIDSISGQVVELLQDPEQHLYQTFYVFECSRSFFLNFLCETQYVEFLAAVYVGPNFEVAMRQIKIPTHCSLSVGRGIFLLLNN from the exons ATGTTACTTATGCAAAGCAGCATGAGTATATTAGGCCATGGAACTGGTAGAGGAATTATAAAG ATATGGTTCATAGCTTCAATACTTTCTATGTGGCAACCTGCACATTGTGTGGTGCATTCAGCACTTTCACTGAATGCTTACGCTTCGAAGATATTTTCAAGAACTGACAGATATCAG AATACAACAGCTGGACTAAGCACCCAGGCTTGCAGGGATGGATACATGTCGTTAAGGTCTTGCTATCTTGCCAATCAAGACACAGCTACACTGAATAGTCTATCCAGCCAATACCTTACACAAGCTTATCATGGGTATAGGCCTCAAGTACAGGAACGAGAAGTGCCTTTAGTGCTCTCCCCATTTTTCCCATCACTATACTCAG CAAGTAGCAAGCGAAGAAGGCGTCGTTATTTGAATGAAAACCTCCACGAAAGAAGAGAGCGTTCAATCACAAGTGTTTCAAGTGGAAATCCTTGTGTGAACAAAGTATCAAAAAAGATCACGATATTTTATGGAATTGACAGCATTAGTGGGCAAGTGGTGGAACTACTGCAAGACCCAG aacaaCACCTCTACCAAACATTCTATGTATTTGAATGCTCAAGGTCcttctttttaaactttttatgtgAAACACAATATGTTGAATTCCTGGCTGCAGTATATGTTGGACCCAACTTTGAAGTTGCTATGAGACAAATCAAGATTCCAACCCATTGCTCATTAAGTGTGGGAAGGGGCATTTTTCtactactaaataactaa